The Bacteroidota bacterium genome includes the window CAAACATTTAGAACAATACCAATATTTACCTGGTGAATATTTAGTATCGATAGACGCAACAGGTTATTTTGGTTCGGATAAGGTTAATTGTCCGGGATGCCTGTTCAAGGAAGAAAAGAAAGGAAGTACTCATTATTACCATTTAATAGAACAGGCGGTATTGATGCATCCCGGTTGTAAACAGGTGATACCGATATGCCCTGAACCTGTAATAAATACAGATGGGACAGATAAACAAGACTGTGAGATAAACGCGGGCAAACGATTAATAGAAAAGATACATAGTACACATCCGAAACTTAAATTAATAATAGTAGGAGACAGCCTGTATTCAAAACAACCATTTATAAAAAAAGTAGAAGAAAATAATATGAGATATATTTTAGTTGCGAAGCCGGATGATCATAAATGCCTCAAGGAATTTATTGAAGGCAGCAGAAAACTTGGAGAAGTATTGAGATATGAGGTTAAAGACTCAAAGGGACGCAAGCATGTATATGAGTGGGCGAATAAAGTTCCATTGAACGGGAATGGAAATAGCTGGGATGTGAATTATTTTGAATACTGGCTGGAAGACAAAGGGAAAGTTACGTATCATAACAGTTGGGTAACAGATATTGAAGTAAATGAGAAAAATGTTGAATGGCTGGTTAAAGGAGGCCGGTGCCGCTGGAAGATAGAAAATGAGACATTTAACACGCTAAAAAATCAAGGGTACCACATAGAACACAATTTCGGGCACGGTAAGAAAAATTTATCAATGAACTTTTTCTTGCTGAATTTACTCGCGTTTTTTATGCATCAGATATTTGAACTGACATGCCTGATATACCAGAGAGCAAGAGCTAAATTCGGCAGGCGTGATGAATACTGGAATCAATTGCGATGCACATTGAGGATATTGATTTTTAACAGTTGGGAAGAGTTATTATAC containing:
- a CDS encoding transposase, with protein sequence MHIKKHLSFSGLKKQLGVRISQIEDWRDKGKAEYSMQDFFMSGFAMMYFQDPSILQFQQRLEDAAHQNNLKTIFGVERIPKETQMRDVIDEVSFRSLEPVFSDWFLSLQRGKHLEQYQYLPGEYLVSIDATGYFGSDKVNCPGCLFKEEKKGSTHYYHLIEQAVLMHPGCKQVIPICPEPVINTDGTDKQDCEINAGKRLIEKIHSTHPKLKLIIVGDSLYSKQPFIKKVEENNMRYILVAKPDDHKCLKEFIEGSRKLGEVLRYEVKDSKGRKHVYEWANKVPLNGNGNSWDVNYFEYWLEDKGKVTYHNSWVTDIEVNEKNVEWLVKGGRCRWKIENETFNTLKNQGYHIEHNFGHGKKNLSMNFFLLNLLAFFMHQIFELTCLIYQRARAKFGRRDEYWNQLRCTLRILIFNSWEELLYKIIDPKISYPLT